In Polyangiaceae bacterium, the DNA window TAAAGCGGCTTGTCGGAAGGATGTATTGTTTCACGCCACAATTTGAATCTTGGCTACCGCGAACCAAGTCGTTTTACGAGGGTACGTATTTCCTGGCACGCGGGGCCCAAGGCCGCTTCGATGTCGCTCGGCGCTACAGGGACATTGTACTCGAGCGGCGTGATGCCGAGAAGATCCGACGGCGTCTTGATGTTCCCGCCACGCGGTCGAAGCAAGAGCGTTCGCTCACGCCCCAACGCTCCCATGAACAAACCCAGCTCGAAGATCACGTTGTCACGAGGAGCGGGCGAGTCCGTTCCGCGGCTCTGCGTCGTGTCGTCACCCCGTAGCACGAATAGGGCAAAATCGGATCTTGCAGATTCGGCAAGCAGATCATTGACCGGAACGCCGGACGGGCCAAACACACCATTGCTCCAAATCGTCACGACCATTGGATCGTGCGTGAGCTCCTTTTGGACGATTCGCGCGATTTCAAGCCCTTCAACGGACGAACCAATGAAAAGCCTTGGTTGCGCGTTTGGCGTGCGCACGAGCGCCCCCCGTTCACGCAGACGATCCGCCAGCAAACGCGCAAAGCCGCGCCATAGCGCGGGATGTTGCTGTGCGATCTCAGTGATTTTCGATTCGGTGACCCATGCCGCAGCCGTTTCTTCAGACGCACGCACCGTTGCGCTGCGTTTCGCCTTGGGATCGATTGCGGTCATCTCACCGACGTGCTCGCCTGCCATTCGAGAAGCGACGCGCTGCGCGTTTACGAGAATATCGACACGACCTGCGAGCAGAAAGGCGACATCGTTGCCATTATCGTCCTGTTGCATGAGGACGTCACCCGCTTGATGAACGCGAATATCCGCGGCGTCGGCGATTTGCTGCGCGATCGCTTGGTCATGCGCGACGGCCCGTTGCTCGAGGAGCGCGTCCAGGAGCCGACGACGGCCGTCTTGCCCTTCGAATCGGCTTTTCATTTGACCACCCAGCCATAGTTTGTCCTCCATGCTCGCTCGCGAGAACCATTATACTCAACGAAATCCTCCACCCACATATCCACACCATTAGCGAGTTTCGTATCACCGTCCATGTTGGTGCGACAGATATCGGATACATATACGCAATTGGGGGATCGGCCTCGATCGCTCAACCTCACGGCCCGATTTACAGCATCTCCAAGCCAGACGAGATCGTTATGATTGTCGTTCCGAGCGAGACCGGCTTTTACGCAAAGGACTTGCCCATGATCGATACCAATGCCGAAATCGAGCACGTGCTGATACGGCTCGAACAGCTTCTTTACTGAATCTTCCGTCAACATCCACTTGATGTGCATCGCGGTTTTCACTGCCTTGTTGATCGTCGCCTTCTCGTTCTTCGGAAAAAACGCGAGGATGCTATCGCCGTTGTAGCTCCTGATTTGCCCACCTGCGTCCGCAATGAGCGTGGTTGCGGTGTACAGGTATGCCTTGTGGATTTTCGCCACGTTGTGCGCCTTGAATTGATTGAGCACTTTCGTGGACCCGCGCATGTCGATGTACAACGTCGATGCCCAGAACCGCACGCCCGTATTCCCGAACGTGAGCCGGTTGTCACCTGGCCCAGGGATGCTGTCTGAGTCCGTGATCGAGTAGTCACCCGTGGCAAGCACCTCTTTGAGTCGCCCGACGATGTCGTCCTTCATCCCCATGATTCGCCCCTTCATTCCCCTCGCCGAATGGGCGCTTGTTCGCCCTTGGAAGGGCCGAGCATCGTAAACCGCAAATTCTACGACGCAAGTGAGATTTGGAGATCGCGAAAGATTTCTTCTGCCGTCTCGACGGCTGCCCCCAAGACCGCCACGCCACACAACGTTAAAAAGCTTACTTGTTCTAACAACAGGCCGGGGTGCCTGATATTGCGGTAAATGGGCTTTGGGAAGGGCTCTTGGGATAGCTTCAAGCGCCCGAAATCCATTCATCGATTGGCTGCAAAAGTTTTTCCTTCACAGCGTGCTCGTCCCCAAGCTCGACAAGATTGATGTCAAAGTAGCGATACGCGTATTCGTCATCCCCAATCTTGATCCGATGAACGTCACCGTCTTTCCTTGCGGAATTCCTGGACTGTTGTTTCCACGCAGCGCCCCAATCAGGCTCACTGGCACGCGTTCGATGTAGTCCCACTCGAAGCTCGGACCGACACGCTTCCTCAGGCTCGAACTTGGCAGGGTTGGGTTCTCCTTCGCCCGAGGCGTCGTAGCCAGTATCTGCGATAGCGTGTAGGTGAATCTTGTGGTGCGTGCCAACCCGCGATCTACGCCAAACGCACTCCACCTGATAGGCCGGCGTCAAATCCCATGCCCACGTCTCTGGCCTGAAAAACGGTTTGGTCTTCTGGGGTAACATCCAAACATTGATGGGTCCCCATGACGCGAATTCCGCCCCCTGCTTCGCAAGAAATTCGTGAGCCACGTGGAACAGGTCGTTTACTCGCCGATGGTACGCATGCAGCAATCGATACGCGCGACGCACATCCACGAGCGCTGCCGCCAATTCATTTTTCTTGTCGTTCATCGCACTCTCCACGCCTGTAGCGCAGCCATGGCTTTTTCCGATTGAATCGATGGCCCAATCGCACGCAGCGACGAAAACCACGTTTTCTTGCGATACCCCCATGCGTCGAGCGCCGCGGCGATGTCGTTCAAGACAGCCGATTGCTCGGGCGCCCGGGACGAAATGCGAAAGTCGTCGATTGCATGATGCAGGTCTTCCCAACGCAGCGCAAGCAATCCCGGTGATGCATTCGAGAGAGCGCGACGAACATGGGCCGCTTGTGCTTCTTGCTCGCGTGAAACGTTTCCTCCGACCGCAATGAGCCAAATGCGCTTGCCCGAATGCTCGGGCATTACGCGAACGGCCCGAATTTGCTCGACCCATTGATTGGCACGTTGGTCACCATAATGCTTCGCTTCGACAACAAGCAACGTATCTACCCACGAGACAAGCACATCAGGCTCGACGCGTTGCCGGTTCACTCCGTCGGCGCCGGGTCGAAGGCTGGGCCAAAAGGACCATATCGGAGCGCCCGAAGGGGCATGGACGGGCAACGCTGACCCATCCGCAAGCGCTTTGGTCGCCCGACGAAGAATCTCCCAGGTCAGGCTGGCCGGAAGGTACGCGAGCCGTTCGAAAATCGACGCCGTGAGCGGATCCTCGCGTCGCGTAGGCTCAACATGGGCGAAGTTCTCGGCGCCGGCAGCGTCATCGCTCTCGACGATGCTACGGGGAAGCTTTCGATGTAGGAGAGCTTTGAGCACGAACGCAGGCTACACAGTATTCGAGCTCGGCATCCACTGATTTGGGCGACGCCCCCCAACGCTCGCTGGAGGAACAGGCGTGGTGTCCCAACTTCACGATCCTGAGAAGAGCAATCAGACCGAAGTAGGCTACCGCCTCGCATGGGCGCGGACGTACCTGCGGAAGTACGGCCTCCTGGAGAACTCGGCGCGTGGGATTTGGTCTCTCACTGCGCGGGCCAAGCAGGTGAAGGACGTTGACCCGCAAGATGTGGTCCGAAGCGTCAGAGCAGCCGATAAGAAGGGCGAGCAGGATGAGCAAAGCGAGGCACAGCCCCCGGAAGTACCCACGGAGGCCCAATGGCAGCAAAAGCTGCACTTCATCTTGACCCAAAAACTCTCGCCTGCCGCATTTGAACGGCTGGTCCAGCGACTGCTCCGAGAATCGGGGTTCACCCAGGTCGAGGTTACGGGTCGAAGTGGTGACGGAGGAATCGACGGACGCGGGATCGCTCGAATCAATGGGCTGATGAGTTTTCACGTGTTATTCCAATGCAAGAAATACAAAGGAACCGTGTCCGCCAGCGAAATTCGGGATTTTCGCGGCGCGATGGTTGGTCGTGCCGACAAGGGACTGTTCATCACCACGGGCACATTTAGCCCCGCCGCAGTGAAAGAAGCCACGCGCGATGGCGCTCCCCCAATTGATCTCGTCGATGGCGACGAACTTGCGGGCAAATTGAAGGAGCTGGGTCTCGGACTCAAACGAGAACTGGTTGAAGCCGTGACGGTTGATGAAGGTTGGTTCGACAATCTATGAGATGGGTCATCCGGACAAAGCTACCTTCCCCAAACGCCGGCCTCTCAATTCTCCACGAGCGGCCTGACCTTGCGCATGATTTTCCGCACGCAATCGGGCTGCTTGCGCATCATCTCGACGAGGCATCCGATATCGTCGTTTTCGGTGTCGTGGTTCAATAGGTCGAGCGGCGCGACTCCGAGTGCCTTTGCGATGGCCCGAAGCGTCTTGATATTTGCTGCCAATTGGCCCAGCTCGATGGCCATGACGTGGAACGGGTGCACACCCGCCTGCTTTCCAAAATCGCGCAGCGATAGCCCTCGCTCCAAGCGCAATTTGCGGATCCTCGCGCCCACGCGAACGACCAGCGAATCCTCTGCATATTCTTGACGCAACATACTCCTCCCGTGCTGCGGACACACCGCTCCCGACGCGAACGTTTTAGAAACTTTTAACGCAATTTGAAATGCGACCTCGAGCGGCCGACATGCCTAATCGAATGAAATCGTCAATTGCGCAAAGTGAAATCAACCGACCGCACGAGCATTCGATTGCTGGGCCAAATCCATCAGTGCCGTGCCGCTATCGCCTGCTGCGCTTGCGCGCGGAGCGTTTGCACCGACCGTGCATTCGCCGCCTTCCCATTCGTTGCCACGTACCGGTCGAGCAGCTCGAGCGCCCGTTGCGGATTGCCATATCGCAGCGCCGACATGGTCATGGATATCAAATAGTCGGGTGGACCGGCATTCATTGTGAACTTTTTCGGCGCTGTCTGCCGCGGAACCACCGATGGCACAGGCGGCGACGGCAATTGGGTAACGTTCGGCGCCTCCTTGGACGCGTTCTTCTCGGGCGCCCCCACGACGGATGATGCTTCCAGCCGCGTTGCGGTGCCCGCCGCAGTCGCCGACAATGGCGCATTCGCGAAGTCCTCATCTGCCGACGCACGCGAATTCGGCGGCACCAAGATTACGGCGGCTGCCATTGCTAAACCTGCGACGATGCGAAGTTGCGCGTGACCCGTAGGCCGAAAAAACTTTCTGAGCCCCCCAACCATTGCGCTTGCATTCTTGGCCAGCGCGAGGACACTCGAAATGGCAAAGAAAACGAGAACTCCACGCACACCGCGATGCTCGAGGCTTTCCAATTTCTCTTGAAGCGTTTCCAACGCTCGCCGCCAATACCCTTTGGTCGTATTCGCCTTCATCCCGAGCCGCGCGGCAACCTCGGGAACCGTCAAGCCATCAAGCACCCTATCGGTAAAAACCTGGCACTGCTCCGCTGGTATCTGCGGAAGTACAATTTCGAGCTGCTCGCGCGCCTCGAGCACCCCCGAGATGTCACGCTCCTGCGTCATGCCCATGAACACTGCATATTCATGCGCACGAGCTGCTCGATCACACGCGCGACTCTGCTCAGTGAAATAAGCCCGCATTCCAAAATTGACCGCGCTGAATAAAATTGCATTCCGTTGTTCCGCACATTCAGGGAGCGTATCTTGACGCTTGAATATCGTGATGAATGCTTCTTGCACGACGTCCCATGCATCCATTGCGGGAACGCCGCGTGATACGAGGTACGCATGGAGTGGTTTTACCTGCCGAGCCAATTCCTCCATTTCTTTTGCCTTCTGCTCGCTCACGGTTATCCTCTCCGCGTCGCCTCGTCTTGATCGCATCGCGCTGGGGCCTCACCAGTAAAGAGCGAACCCCCCCAAAAACGATCTTCGAAATCGACATGCTCCCTCAAAAAAGTCGCAAACCAGTGTCCAATCGCACACCTGGACGGTCGGTATTGGGCCTCCTGGCTATGGTTACGTGGTTTTTGTTACCAAATGTAGCGCGTGCCGAGGCGCCGCATTACCGAGTCGAACTGTCGGTGCCGCCAAGTTTGCCGGACTGCAAACGCGAGATGGACTTGAATGGGATGCTTCTACCAATGCTCGATGGCCCGTTGCTCGAGCCGCCGGCCGAGCGAGTCATCATGGTGCGCATTGCAAAAACACCAGCGATTTACCGCTTGGACGTGGTCGTCAAGGACCTCGATGGCCAGATGCTCGAGGAGGAGCGGATCGATCTTCCAGCGAATATGAGCTGTTTCGAAGTGCTTTATCGAGGCGCGCTACGTGCGGCAGTCCAGATGAACAAGGGCGTGAAGCCCGCGAAAGCGGAGCAAGCACAGTGTCCTGCAGCTCCGCCCCCTCCCCCACCGTCACCGCCTCCTCCGGCAGCTCCGCCGGGTGCTCGTTCCGAGACGCGGCCCCCGCCGTCACAGCCAGCTCCGTTCGAGCGTTGGTTCGTCGGACTCGGTGGCTTCGTCTCGTTGGGTGCTGCCCCTGCAACCGTCGTTGGTTTGCAGCTCGCAGGCGGATGGCGATGGGCACCGTCGTGGTCAATCGAGGCGAACGTGCGCGGTACGTTTCCGACGGACGCGCTTCTTGAAGGCGTGACGCCCGTTCGTGCACTCGCTCGGATCCGTGACCGTCGTGCCGTGTTATCGATTGAAGCTCGTTGGCGGGTGCGGACTGATGTTGGTGAGTAACCTATGGTCCGAAACGACAGCTATTTGGCTCCATCGCCGACACCGCACAGTACGCGGGCGCAGGCTTGCGAGGCTTCATCGAGCATCGCATCGCGAAACGATGGACCATGCGTCTCGATGTGGATCTCGTCGGCCTGCTGAATCACCTCCGCGCGCATGTGACAAATCATTGGACCTGCGCTGGCGACCGATACCGATCATCGGCAACGTGAACGCGTCGCTTTTTGCTTGGTTCTGAACGTTCAGCTTGCCGGCGCTCGACAACAGAAGGTGCGAGCATCCGCAAGCACCACATCACCAAGCAACTCGCCACCGCTCGGCTCACACGCGCCAGGCTTGTACTCGAGCACGTCGGCGGTCTTCCCAGCAAGCGCAATCCCCGACATGATCGGATGACAGTTTCGTGCCCATGTCGGCAGACACGTTGACCTCCAACTCCGTCGTCGAGCAAGCCGCATCGCCGAACAGTTGCACCTTCATCGAGCACGTCGCGCCAGTCGAAGGCAAGCACGAGCACCCGAGCACGTTCGTTGATCATCGATCATGCCGTACAAGACTTGCGTTGAGTCCCAACCATTGGGGCACACAACACCTCCTTCGTGCATCACGCACGCGGCAACCGGATCATTCACCGACGGTACGCACCGCTCGCCCGCTGTCGCGCATTCAGGCCATGGATCTCCAGAACATGCGA includes these proteins:
- a CDS encoding helix-turn-helix transcriptional regulator translates to MLRQEYAEDSLVVRVGARIRKLRLERGLSLRDFGKQAGVHPFHVMAIELGQLAANIKTLRAIAKALGVAPLDLLNHDTENDDIGCLVEMMRKQPDCVRKIMRKVRPLVEN
- a CDS encoding restriction endonuclease; this translates as MVSQLHDPEKSNQTEVGYRLAWARTYLRKYGLLENSARGIWSLTARAKQVKDVDPQDVVRSVRAADKKGEQDEQSEAQPPEVPTEAQWQQKLHFILTQKLSPAAFERLVQRLLRESGFTQVEVTGRSGDGGIDGRGIARINGLMSFHVLFQCKKYKGTVSASEIRDFRGAMVGRADKGLFITTGTFSPAAVKEATRDGAPPIDLVDGDELAGKLKELGLGLKRELVEAVTVDEGWFDNL
- a CDS encoding nucleotide-binding protein, which codes for MKSRFEGQDGRRRLLDALLEQRAVAHDQAIAQQIADAADIRVHQAGDVLMQQDDNGNDVAFLLAGRVDILVNAQRVASRMAGEHVGEMTAIDPKAKRSATVRASEETAAAWVTESKITEIAQQHPALWRGFARLLADRLRERGALVRTPNAQPRLFIGSSVEGLEIARIVQKELTHDPMVVTIWSNGVFGPSGVPVNDLLAESARSDFALFVLRGDDTTQSRGTDSPAPRDNVIFELGLFMGALGRERTLLLRPRGGNIKTPSDLLGITPLEYNVPVAPSDIEAALGPACQEIRTLVKRLGSR
- a CDS encoding adenylate/guanylate cyclase domain-containing protein — encoded protein: MGMKDDIVGRLKEVLATGDYSITDSDSIPGPGDNRLTFGNTGVRFWASTLYIDMRGSTKVLNQFKAHNVAKIHKAYLYTATTLIADAGGQIRSYNGDSILAFFPKNEKATINKAVKTAMHIKWMLTEDSVKKLFEPYQHVLDFGIGIDHGQVLCVKAGLARNDNHNDLVWLGDAVNRAVRLSDRGRSPNCVYVSDICRTNMDGDTKLANGVDMWVEDFVEYNGSRERAWRTNYGWVVK